Genomic DNA from Sphingomonas hankookensis:
AGCGCGGCTGCCTCGTCCTCTACAATCTCGCCAGCGGCGACATCGCGTTCCACGACCTGTTCCGCCCCTATCTGCTCGACATCGCCGCCGAACCGCAGTCGAAGGTGCGCCGGTCGGAAGTCGACGCGCTGCTGAACGAACCGTTCGACGCGCGCCGGCTGGCCAGCCTGCTCGCCGACCGGGTGGAACGGCGCACGATCCTGATGCTCGACGAGTTCGACCGGGTGCATTCGCAGGAGACCAAGGCAGAGCTGGCAGCGCTGATGAAGCTGCTGTCGGACATGCGTTCCGAGGTCAGCATCGTCACGATCGGCATCGCCGCCAATCTCGAGGACCTGATCGCCGGCCATCCCTCGCTGCGCCGCCACCTGATCGGCGTCGCGGTCGGCGGGCTGACCCCGACCGATCTCGACGCGCTGCTGCGCCGCTGCCTGAACCGTGTCGATCTCGACATCACCGACGATGCCGCCGCGACGATCGTGTCGGCGGCGGTCGGATCGCCCTATCACCTGCGGCTGTTCGGCCTTTATGCCGCGCTGCAGGCCGATGCGATGGGCAAGACCGTGATCGACGCCGATGTCGCGTCGCGCGGATTGCAGGTCGCGTTCGCCGAATGGCGCGACGTCAGCCGCCGCAACGCCGACCTGCTGCTGGCGCAGATCGACCGGCCGCGCGCGTCGGCGCTGCCCGCCGCCATCATCTGCCTCAACGCCGCGATGCGCTCGCGCGTCGACCGGGCGGAGGTGATCGCGGAGCTTGGCGAACCCGGCAGCGCCGAACAGGTCGATGCCATGCTCGACACGCTCGCCCCGATCCTGGTCGAAAGCAGCACGTCCGGCCAATATGTGTTCGACGATTCGCTGGCGCCGCAATTCTTCTTGCTGCTCTTCACCCGCAAGATCGCGTCGGACGGCGGCAGCATCGGCCGCGGCGCGGGCGACGACCTGCGCGCGCTTCTTCACGACAAGGGGGCCACCCAATGATGAGCTTCTCCGACCTGATCAGCGCGATCCGGCATCGGCTGCGTACCGTGATTATCGTCGGGCTGCTCGTGTTCGGCGCACTAGTCGCGCTGGCCATGGTGCAGAAGCGGCAGTACAGCGCCTCCTCGTCGCTGCTGGTCGACCTGACGCAGAGCGACAGCAACGCCGCCAACGCCAATGGCAACGCCCAGCAGAACGCATCGGTGATCGACACGATCATCGGGACGCAGATCGACATCATCCGCAGCAACGCGGTGCTGGAGGAAGTCGCGCGGACCGACCCCGCCTTCCAGAGCGCGGCATTTGGCGAAACCGCCGAACAGCGCATCCAGAACGCGACCGGGCTGCTCCGCCGCCAGCTGATGATCGGCAGCGAAAAGGGCAGCAACGTCATCCGCCTGAGCTATACCGCGACCGATCCGGAAGCGGCGGCGGCGACGCTCAACCGCATCGTCGACACCTATCTGACCAAGCAGGTCGAGCTGCGCACCAGCCCGGCGCGCAACAGCGCGAAATGGTATGACGAGCGCACCCGTGCCGTGCGCGAACGTTTCGAAGCGGCCCAGCGCCGCCTGTCGGACTTCCAGCGCGCCAACGGCATCGTCGGCGTCGACCGCATGGACATCGAAGGCGACCGGGCGAAGAACCTGTCGACCGAACTGGTGCAGGCCC
This window encodes:
- a CDS encoding ATP-binding protein, which gives rise to MNVFRQFADWLGRLLEPQPAVRSLPRPVQGAAPVPAVPFQAPPAPARPERSRRAIMHEVFDTGMPVANRAALAGRTNELERLLDAVLDHRKHGIIYGARGSGKTSLSRIFGDMADERGCLVLYNLASGDIAFHDLFRPYLLDIAAEPQSKVRRSEVDALLNEPFDARRLASLLADRVERRTILMLDEFDRVHSQETKAELAALMKLLSDMRSEVSIVTIGIAANLEDLIAGHPSLRRHLIGVAVGGLTPTDLDALLRRCLNRVDLDITDDAAATIVSAAVGSPYHLRLFGLYAALQADAMGKTVIDADVASRGLQVAFAEWRDVSRRNADLLLAQIDRPRASALPAAIICLNAAMRSRVDRAEVIAELGEPGSAEQVDAMLDTLAPILVESSTSGQYVFDDSLAPQFFLLLFTRKIASDGGSIGRGAGDDLRALLHDKGATQ